The nucleotide window TTCAATTAAACACAGGACCTCTGATGAAAAAGACTCTGATTGCCGCAGCATTTTCCGCTTTCTTTGCCGCCCAGGCCATCGCTGCCCCGCAAACCTATGTACTGGACTCCACCCACACCTTTCCGCGGTTTTCGTACACCCACATGGGCCTGTCCAAGCAGATCCTGCGCTTCGACCAAACCACCGGCACCGTGGTGCTGGACAAGGACGCCAAGCAAGCTCAGGTGGATGTCACCATCGACATGAGCACCATCAGCACCGGCTTCGATGCCTTTAACGGCCACATCCAGGGCCCGGACTTTCTGGACACCAAGCAGTTTCCCACCGCTACGTTCAAGTCCACCAAAGTTGTGTTTGACGGGGATAAGCCCACCAGCATCGAAGGCGACCTGACCATCAAGGGCGTGACCAAACCGGTCACCCTGACCGTCACGTCGTTTTTCAATGGCCCGCATCCCATGCTGAAGAAAGACGCCATCGGCGCAAACGCCACTGCGGTGATTTCGCGCAGCGAATTCAATGCCGGAAAATTTGTCCCCGCCGTGGGCGACGAGGTGACCCTGGATATCGCACTGGAAGCCATCGTCGAATAAGCAGGCACAGAATATCGGGCCAGGCAAGCGCCACGGCCCGGCATACAAGGGAAATCATGGGACTTTTAGTTGATGGCCAGTGGCACGATCAATGGTATGACACCAGCAGCACAGGCGGGCGCTTTGTGCGCAGCGACGCCCAGTTCCGCCACTGGATCACCCCCGACGGCAGTGCCGGGCCCAGCGGCGATGCGGGTTTCCAGGCCGAAGCCGGGCGCTACCATCTTTACGTTTCCCTGGCCTGCCCCTGGGCGCACCGCGTCCTGATTCTGCGGGCGCTGAAGGGCCTGGACAGCATGATCAGCGTATCCGTCGTGAACCCATATATGGGCCAGCATGGCTGGACTTTTGAAGCTGGTCCGGGCGTGATCGCCGACCCCGTGGGCCAGGCCCAATACCTGTACCAGGTGTACCTGCGTGCGCAGCATGACTACAGCGGGCGCGTAACCGTGCCTGTCTTGTGGGACTTGCAGCGCCGCACCATCGTCAGCAATGAGTCCTCGGAAATCATCCGCATGTTGAATTCCGCCTTCGACGGCATCGGCGCCAAAGCAGGCGACTACGCACCGACGGAGTTGCTGCCGGAAATCGATGCCATCAATGCAAGAATCTACGATGCCATCAACAACGGCGTCTACAAGGCCGGTTTTGCCACCACGCAGCGGGTCTACGAACAAGAGGTCAACGCGTTGTTTGCCTGCCTGGATCAGCTGGAAGACACGTTGGGCCAACAGCGCTATCTGCTGGGTGACCGCATCACCGAGGCCGACTGGCGCTTATTCACAACCTTGATTCGCTTTGATGCCGTCTACCACGGCCATTTCAAATGCAATTTGAAGCGCCTGATCGACTACCAGCATCTGTGGCGCCACACCCGCGAGCTATATCAATGGCCGGGGGTGGCGGACACGCTGAACTTCGACCACATCAAGCAGCATTATTACCGCAGCCACGGCAGTATCAACCCCAACGGCATCGTGCCGTCGGGACCAGTGTTGGATATCTTGTCGCCTACCCGTATGTAATCGTTAATGTTTGTACCGCCTGAGCAGATTCAGCGCCGCGCAGTTGTCTCTGGATACAAGCCGTGTTGTTAGGTAGGGTTTCTACCAGAGAGTTGAACCACAATGCTTGGACTTGAACTGCGCAAAGGCGACTCATGAAAAAAATGATACTGGCTGCCGCCGTGACACTGGGCCTACTGACGGCTTGGCCTGCCGCGCAAGCGGGCGATATAGATTTGAGTATCGGCATCGGCATCCCAGGCCTGATGTTTGGCGGCCCCCCTGTGTACTACGCCCCCCCACCCCCTCCGCGTGTCGTCGTGGTGCCGCAACCTATGGAAGGTCTGAACAAGTCCCCTGGACCTGTCAGAATGTAGGTTGTTGAACGAGACCCAATCAGGAAGCCCCGATGAGCCAGTTGAGTTTTTCCGACGCCGAATTTGCAGGCAAGCGCAAAGTGACGCGCCGCGAGAAGTTCCTGGCCCAGATGGAACGGGCCGTTCCCTGGAAGGTCTTCGCCGACCTGGTCGAACCGCACTACCCGAAGGCCGGCAACGGCCGTAGGCCTTACCCGTTGGAAGTGATGCTGCGCATCCACTTCATGCAGCAGTGGTTCAACCTGTCGGACCCGGCGATGGAAGAGGCGCTGTACGACAGCACCTCGATACGCAATTTCGCCAAGCTCTCGCTCACGCGTGGCAGCATTCCTGACGAGACGACGATCCTGAACTTTCGTCATCTGCTGGAAAAACACGACATTGCAGCAGACGCACTGGAAGCGGTGAACTTGCTGTTGGCCGATCAGGGCATCACGGTACGCAAGGGCACGATCATCGATGCCACGATCATCGAAGCGCCCAGTTCTACGAAGAACGCCGCAGGCGCGCGGGATCCCGAGATGCATCAGACCAAGAAGGGCAATCAGTGGCACTTTGGCATGAAGGCCCACATTGGCGTGGACATGACCGGCCTGGTGCACACTGTGGTGGGCACGGCAGCCAATGTTCACGATGTCACGCAGGCCCATGCGCTGCTGCACGGTGAAGAAGAATTGGTGCTGGGCGATGCGGGCTACCGAGGAGTCCAGGATCGAGAGGAAAACCAGAGTCGCAACGTGCAGTGGCACATTGCCATGCGTCCGGGCAAACGCCGTGCGCTGGGCAAGAGCAACATGGGGCGGATGCTGGAGTCCTACGAACGAGCCAAG belongs to Castellaniella sp. and includes:
- a CDS encoding YceI family protein: MKKTLIAAAFSAFFAAQAIAAPQTYVLDSTHTFPRFSYTHMGLSKQILRFDQTTGTVVLDKDAKQAQVDVTIDMSTISTGFDAFNGHIQGPDFLDTKQFPTATFKSTKVVFDGDKPTSIEGDLTIKGVTKPVTLTVTSFFNGPHPMLKKDAIGANATAVISRSEFNAGKFVPAVGDEVTLDIALEAIVE
- a CDS encoding glutathione S-transferase family protein, which gives rise to MGLLVDGQWHDQWYDTSSTGGRFVRSDAQFRHWITPDGSAGPSGDAGFQAEAGRYHLYVSLACPWAHRVLILRALKGLDSMISVSVVNPYMGQHGWTFEAGPGVIADPVGQAQYLYQVYLRAQHDYSGRVTVPVLWDLQRRTIVSNESSEIIRMLNSAFDGIGAKAGDYAPTELLPEIDAINARIYDAINNGVYKAGFATTQRVYEQEVNALFACLDQLEDTLGQQRYLLGDRITEADWRLFTTLIRFDAVYHGHFKCNLKRLIDYQHLWRHTRELYQWPGVADTLNFDHIKQHYYRSHGSINPNGIVPSGPVLDILSPTRM
- a CDS encoding IS5 family transposase: MSQLSFSDAEFAGKRKVTRREKFLAQMERAVPWKVFADLVEPHYPKAGNGRRPYPLEVMLRIHFMQQWFNLSDPAMEEALYDSTSIRNFAKLSLTRGSIPDETTILNFRHLLEKHDIAADALEAVNLLLADQGITVRKGTIIDATIIEAPSSTKNAAGARDPEMHQTKKGNQWHFGMKAHIGVDMTGLVHTVVGTAANVHDVTQAHALLHGEEELVLGDAGYRGVQDREENQSRNVQWHIAMRPGKRRALGKSNMGRMLESYERAKASLRSRVEHPFRVIKCQFGFTKVRYRGLAKNTAQLKMLFTLANLWKVRHHLMATAG